In the Drosophila gunungcola strain Sukarami unplaced genomic scaffold, Dgunungcola_SK_2 000001F, whole genome shotgun sequence genome, one interval contains:
- the LOC128261555 gene encoding multidrug resistance-associated protein 1 isoform X8 — translation MAEDTSSPMDRFCGSTFWNASETWWTDDPDFTPCFEQTVLVWTPCAFYWCFVIFDFYYLKASLDRNIPWNKLNVSKALVNLGLLVITALDLILALIKKGGDSELPLYDLDVWGPIIKFATFLLIFIFIPLNRKYGVQTTGCQFLFWFLLTVLSIPRCRTEVRLNADRQKILDSQQTTEHNFFWEEYQFASFFVSFTFTCIMLILNCFADGMPKQTKYQRGENEIPELSASFISRITYQWFDSMALKGYRNPLEEKDLWDLRPQDSCSEVMPIFAHHWNQNVRKNYKGRARVEPKAQFSNGHVTFENPHGEKNGSKKGMASIMPPIYRSFGGVFLFGSLMKLFTDVLTFAQPQVLSLIIGFVEAHETDPQPEWKGIMYAVLLFVLAAAQTLILGQYFHRMFVVGLRIRTALINAIYRKALRISNSTKKESTVGEIVNLMAVDAQRFMELTTYLNMIWSAPLQIGLALYFLWQQLGPSVLAGLAVMIILIPVNGVVASRIKTYQIRQMKYKDERVKLMNEVLSGIKVLKLYAWEPSFEKQVLDIREKEIATLRSTAYLNAGTSFLWSCAPFLVSLVTFATYVLIDENNVLDATKTFVSLSLFNILRFPLTVLPILITNVVQTQVSVDRINKFLNSEELDPNSVLHDSSKPHPMSIENGEFSWGDEITLRNINIEVHKNSLVALVGTVGSGKSSVVQAFLGEMEKLAGIVNTVGKLAYVPQQAWIQNATVRDNILFGKAYDRKRYNKVIDACALRADIDILSAGDLTEIGEKGINLSGGQKQRISLARAVYSDADLYLLDDPLSAVDSHVGKHIFEEVIGPKGMLARKSRVLVTHGVTFLPQVDSIYVLKMGEISESGTFDQLVKNKGAFADFIIQHLQDGNEEEEELNQIKRQISSTGDVPELLGSVEKAIKLARTESLSDSISVTSADSLMGGGGGGGGGSLRRRTRRQNSHDSVASAASLKKKQEVEGKLIETEKSQTGGVEFAVYKHYIKSVGIFLSVATLVLNFVFQAFQIGSNLWLTKWANDQDVGNDTGLRNMYLGVYGAFGFGQVMTGYLSTLILSLGCVYSARYMHNVLLHGTMRWTMAMFDITPLGRVVNRFSKDIDTVDNTLPLNLRVGIMQLFVVLATIVVISLSTPIFLAVIVPIAFLYYFAQRFYVATSRQLMRLESVSRSPIYSHFSETVTGASTIRAYNVGNRFIDESDAKVDENQVCKYPSVIANRWLAIRLEMVGNLIILFASLFAVLGGQTNPGLVGLSVSYALQVTQTLNWLVRMTSDIETNIVSVERIKEYGETKQEAAWELEQDKSKPKNWPQEGRVEFQNFQVRYREGLDLVLRGVSFDIRGGEKVGIVGRTGAGKSSLTLALFRIIEAAGGRIAIDGVDIATMGLHMLRSRLTIIPQDPVLFSGSLRVNLDPFEIKTDDEIWKALELSHLKSFVKSLAAGLNHEIAEGGENLSVGQRQLVCLARALLRKTKVLVLDEATAAVDLETDDLIQKTIRSEFKECTVLTIAHRLNTILDSDKVIVLDKGQITEFASPTELLDNPKSAFYSMAKDANLV, via the exons ATGGCGGAGGACACAAGTTCGCCGATGGACAGATTCTGTGGTTCCACATTCTGG AACGCTTCGGAGACATGGTGGACCGACGATCCGGACTTCACGCCGTGCTTTGAGCAGACGGTGCTGGTCTGGACGCCCTGCGCCTTCTACTGGTGCTTCGTGATCTTCGACTTCTACTATCTGAAGGCGAGTTTGGACAGGAACATACCCTGGAACAAGCTGAACGTGAGCAAGGCCCTGGTGAATCTGGGTCTGCTGGTGATCACTGCCTTGGACCTGATACTGGCCCTGATCAAGAAGGGCGGCGACTCCGAGCTGCCGCTGTACGACTTGGACGTGTGGGGTCCCATCATCAAGTTCGCCACCTTCCTGCTGATCTTCATATTCATCCCGCTGAATCGCAAGTATGGAGTGCAGACCACGGGATGCCAATTCCTGTTCTGGTTCCTGCTGACCGTGCTCTCGATTCCGCGCTGCCGCACTGAGGTTCGGCTAAATGCGGACCGCCAGAAGATCCTGGACTCGCAACAGACCACGGAGCACAACTTCTTCTGGGAGGAGTATCAGTTCGCCAGCTTCTTCGTCTCATTCACCTTCACCTGCATCATGCTGATCCTCAACTGCTTTGCGGACGGCATGCCCAAGCAAACCAAGTATCAGAGGGGAGAGAACGAGATACCCGAGCTGTCGGCCAGTTTCATCTCGAGGATCACCTACCAGTGGTTCGATAGCATGGCCCTCAAGGGCTACCGCAATCCGCTGGAGGAGAAGGACCTCTGGGACCTGAGGCCGCAGGACAGCTGCTCCGAAGTGATGCCCATCTTTGCCCACCACTGGAACCAGAACGTGCGTAAGAACTACAAGGGCAGGGCCCGCGTGGAGCCGAAGGCGCAGTTTAGCAACGGACACGTGACCTTCGAGAATCCCCATGGCGAGAAGAATGGCAGCAAGAAGGGCATGGCCAGCATTATGCCGCCCATCTACAGATCCTTCGGAGGCGTTTTCCTGTTTGGCTCCCTCATGAAGCTGTTTACCGATGTCCTGACATTTGCCCAGCCGCAGGTCCTGAGCCTGATCATTGGCTTCGTCGAGGCCCACGAAACGGATCCGCAGCCCGAGTGGAAGGGCATCATGTACGCCGTGTTGCTTTTCGTGTTGGCCGCTGCACAGACCTTAATTCTGGGTCAGTACTTCCACCGCATGTTCGTCGTGGGCCTGCGCATCAGGACAGCTCTGATCAACGCCATCTACCGCAAGGCCCTGCGCATTTCAAACTCCACCAAAAAGGAATCGACCGTGGGCGAGATCGTCAACCTGATGGCCGTGGATGCCCAGCGTTTCATGGAGCTGACTACCTACCTGAATATGATCTGGTCGGCGCCTCTGCAGATCGGCCTAGCACTATATTTCCTCTGGCAGCAGTTGGGACCATCTGTCCTGGCCGGTCTGGCTGTGATGATTATCCTTATACCCGTGAACGGAGTGGTTGCCAGCCGCATCAAGACCTATCAGATCAGGCAGATGAAGTACAAGGATGAGCGTGTTAAGCTCATGAACGAAGTCCTGAGTGGCATTAAG GTCCTCAAATTGTACGCCTGGGAGCCGAGTTTCGAGAAGCAAGTTTTGGACATCCGTGAAAAGGAGATCGCGACTCTGCGATCCACCGCTTACCTGAACGCGGGCACTTCGTTCCTGTGGTCCTGCGCCCCCTTCCTG GTTTCATTAGTCACATTCGCCACTTACGTTCTAATCGATGAAAATAACGTGCTTGATGCCACAAAAACCTTTGTCTCATTATCATTATTCAACATTCTCCGGTTTCCGTTAACAGTGTTGCCCATACTGATCACCAACGTGGTGCAA ACGCAAGTTTCTGTGGATCGTATAAATAAGTTCCTGAACAGTGAGGAACTGGATCCCAACAGCGTTCTCCACGATTCCTCCAAAC CCCATCCCATGAGCATTGAGAACGGCGAGTTCTCCTGGGGCGATGAGATCACGCTGCGCAACATCAACATTGAGGTGCACAAGAACAGCCTGGTGGCCCTGGTGGGCACCGTGGGCTCCGGCAAGTCCTCGGTGGTGCAGGCCTTCCTCGGCGAAATGGAGAAACTTGCGGGCATTGTCAACACCGTGGGCAAGTTGGCCTATGTGCCGCAGCAGGCGTGGATTCAGAATGCGACGGTGAGGGACAACATCCTGTTCGGCAAGGCTTACGACCGCAAGCGCTACAACAAGGTCATCGATGCCTGTGCCCTGCGCGCCGATATCGACATCCTTTCGGCGGGAGATCTCACGGAAATCGGTGAGAAGGGCATTAATTTATCAGGTGGCCAAAAGCAGCGTATTTCGTTGGCCCGTGCCGTATACAGTGATGCCGATCTCTATTTGCTGGACGATCCTCTGAGTGCCGTGGACTCTCATGTGGGTAAGCACATTTTCGAGGAGGTGATTGGACCCAAGGGCATGCTGGCCCGCAAGTCACGCGTGCTGGTCACCCATGGCGTCACGTTCCTGCCCCAGGTCGACAGCATCTACGTGCTGAAAATGGGCGAGATCAGCGAGAGCGGCACATTCGACCAGCTGGTTAAGAACAAGGGTGCCTTCGCCGACTTTATCATCCAGCATCTGCAGGATGGCAatgaagaggaggaggagctcaACCAGATCAAGCGCCAAATCTCCAGCACCGGAGATGTCCCTGAGTTGCTAGGCAGTGTCGAGAAGGCCATTAAGTTGGCGCGCACGGAAAGCTTGTCCGATTCCAT ctCGGTTACCTCTGCGGACAGTTTAAtgggcggaggcggaggaggaggagggggaAGTCTTCGCCGGCGGACCAGGCGCCAGAATTCCCACGACTCAGTGGCCTCAGCcgcttcgctgaagaagaagCAGGAGGTCGAGGGCAAGCTTATTGAAACGGAAAAATCACAAACTGGTGGAGTGGAGTTCGCCGTGTACAAACACTATATAAAGAGCGTTGGCATCTTCCTGTCGGTGGCCACGCTGGTACTGAACTTCGTTTTCCAAGCATTCCAAATCGGGTCGAATCTGTGGCTCACCAAGTGGGCCAACGACCAAGACGTGGGCAACGACACTGGCCTCAGGAACATGTATCTGGGTGTTTATGGTGCCTTTGGATTCGGTCAAG TTATGACAGGATATCTGTCTACCCTGATCCTTTCGCTGGGCTGCGTTTACAGTGCTCGATATATGCACAACGTCCTGCTTCATGGCACCATGCGTTGGACAATGGCAATGTTTGACATCACGCCCCTGGGTCGAGTTGTGAATCGGTTTTCCAAGGATATAGACACAGTTGATAATACCCTGCCACTCAACTTGCGGGTCGGCATCATGCAATTGTTTGTG GTTCTGGCTACCATTGTGGTCATTAGTCTGTCCACACCGATTTTCCTGGCCGTGATCGTGCCCATCGCCTTCCTGTACTACTTTGCCCAGCGCTTCTATGTGGCCACTTCCCGGCAGTTGATGCGTCTGGAATCCGTCTCCCGATCCCCGATCTACTCGCATTTCAGCGAAACTGTGACCGGAGCCTCGACTATTCGCGCCTACAACGTTGGAAATCG CTTCATTGACGAATCCGATGCCAAGGTGGACGAGAACCAGGTGTGCAAGTATCCCTCTGTGATCGCCAACCGTTGGCTGGCCATTCGTCTTGAAATGGTTGGCAATCTGATCATCCTGTTCGCCTCGCTCTTTGCCGTGCTGGGCGGTCAAACCAATCCCGGCCTGGTGGGTCTGTCGGTGAGCTACGCCCTGCAGGTGACCCAAACCCTCAACTGGCTGGTGCGCATGACCTCCGACATCGAGACGAACATCGTGTCCGTGGAGCGCATCAAAGAGTACGGCGAGACGAAGCAGGAAGCTGCCTGGGAGCTGGAGCAGGACAAGAGCAAGCCCAAGAACTGGCCGCAGGAGGGCCGCGTCGAGTTCCAGAACTTCCAGGTGCGCTATCGCGAAGGTCTGGATCTGGTGCTGCGCGGCGTTAGCTTCGACATCAGGGGTGGAGAGAAGGTCGGCATCGTGGGTCGCACTGGAGCCGGTAAATCCAGTCTCACATTGGCTTTGTTCAG AATCATTGAAGCTGCCGGTGGTCGAATCGCGATCGATGGCGTGGACATTGCCACTATGGGTCTGCACATGTTGCGCTCCCGCCTGACAATCATCCCACAGGATCCGGTGCTGTTCTCTGGATCGCTGCGCGTCAACCTGGATCCCTTCGAAATCAAAACCGATGACGAGATCTGGAAGGCCTTGGAGCTGTCCCATCTGAAGTCGTTTGTGAAGAGTTTGGCAGCGGGCCTGAACCACGAGATTGCCGAGGGCGGCGAGAATCTGTCGGTGGGTCAGCGGCAGCTGGTTTGTTTGGCTCGTGCCCTGCTGCGAAAGACCAAGGTCCTGGTGCTGGACGAAGCCACCGCAGCTGTGGATCTGGAAACTGATGATTTGATTCAG AAAACAATCCGTTCGGAGTTTAAGGAGTGCACTGTGCTGACAATTGCCCATCGTTTGAACACTATTTTGGACTCGGACAAGGTGATCGTGCTGGACAAGGGCCAGATCACGGAGTTTGCCTCGCCCACGGAACTGCTGGACAATCCCAAGTCGGCCTTCTACAGCATGGCCAAGGACGCCAACCTAGTTTAA
- the LOC128261555 gene encoding multidrug resistance-associated protein 1 isoform X9, translating to MAEDTSSPMDRFCGSTFWNASETWWTDDPDFTPCFEQTVLVWTPCAFYWCFVIFDFYYLKASLDRNIPWNKLNVSKALVNLGLLVITALDLILALIKKGGDSELPLYDLDVWGPIIKFATFLLIFIFIPLNRKYGVQTTGCQFLFWFLLTVLSIPRCRTEVRLNADRQKILDSQQTTEHNFFWEEYQFASFFVSFTFTCIMLILNCFADGMPKQTKYQRGENEIPELSASFISRITYQWFDSMALKGYRNPLEEKDLWDLRPQDSCSEVMPIFAHHWNQNVRKNYKGRARVEPKAQFSNGHVTFENPHGEKNGSKKGMASIMPPIYRSFGGVFLFGSLMKLFTDVLTFAQPQVLSLIIGFVEAHETDPQPEWKGIMYAVLLFVLAAAQTLILGQYFHRMFVVGLRIRTALINAIYRKALRISNSTKKESTVGEIVNLMAVDAQRFMELTTYLNMIWSAPLQIGLALYFLWQQLGPSVLAGLAVMIILIPVNGVVASRIKTYQIRQMKYKDERVKLMNEVLSGIKVLKLYAWEPSFEKQVLDIREKEIATLRSTAYLNAGTSFLWSCAPFLVSLVTFATYVLTSEANQLSVEKVLVSIALFDLMKLPLTILPMLSVDIAETQVSVDRINKFLNSEELDPNSVLHDSSKPHPMSIENGEFSWGDEITLRNINIEVHKNSLVALVGTVGSGKSSVVQAFLGEMEKLAGIVNTVGKLAYVPQQAWIQNATVRDNILFGKAYDRKRYNKVIDACALRADIDILSAGDLTEIGEKGINLSGGQKQRISLARAVYSDADLYLLDDPLSAVDSHVGKHIFEEVIGPKGMLARKSRVLVTHGVTFLPQVDSIYVLKMGEISESGTFDQLVKNKGAFADFIIQHLQDGNEEEEELNQIKRQISSTGDVPELLGSVEKAIKLARTESLSDSISVTSADSLMGGGGGGGGGSLRRRTRRQNSHDSVASAASLKKKQEVEGKLIETEKSQTGGVEFAVYKHYIKSVGIFLSVATLVLNFVFQAFQIGSNLWLTKWANDQDVGNDTGLRNMYLGVYGAFGFGQVATNFFSSLAISLGCLECSRVLHQTLLYFNLRWPMELFDTTPLGRVVNRFSKDIDTIDNVLPFNIRVVIGQAYMVLATIVVISLSTPIFLAVIVPIAFLYYFAQRFYVATSRQLMRLESVSRSPIYSHFSETVTGASTIRAYNVGNRFIDESDAKVDENQVCKYPSVIANRWLAIRLEMVGNLIILFASLFAVLGGQTNPGLVGLSVSYALQVTQTLNWLVRMTSDIETNIVSVERIKEYGETKQEAAWELEQDKSKPKNWPQEGRVEFQNFQVRYREGLDLVLRGVSFDIRGGEKVGIVGRTGAGKSSLTLALFRIIEAAGGRIAIDGVDIATMGLHMLRSRLTIIPQDPVLFSGSLRVNLDPFEIKTDDEIWKALELSHLKSFVKSLAAGLNHEIAEGGENLSVGQRQLVCLARALLRKTKVLVLDEATAAVDLETDDLIQKTIRSEFKECTVLTIAHRLNTILDSDKVIVLDKGQITEFASPTELLDNPKSAFYSMAKDANLV from the exons ATGGCGGAGGACACAAGTTCGCCGATGGACAGATTCTGTGGTTCCACATTCTGG AACGCTTCGGAGACATGGTGGACCGACGATCCGGACTTCACGCCGTGCTTTGAGCAGACGGTGCTGGTCTGGACGCCCTGCGCCTTCTACTGGTGCTTCGTGATCTTCGACTTCTACTATCTGAAGGCGAGTTTGGACAGGAACATACCCTGGAACAAGCTGAACGTGAGCAAGGCCCTGGTGAATCTGGGTCTGCTGGTGATCACTGCCTTGGACCTGATACTGGCCCTGATCAAGAAGGGCGGCGACTCCGAGCTGCCGCTGTACGACTTGGACGTGTGGGGTCCCATCATCAAGTTCGCCACCTTCCTGCTGATCTTCATATTCATCCCGCTGAATCGCAAGTATGGAGTGCAGACCACGGGATGCCAATTCCTGTTCTGGTTCCTGCTGACCGTGCTCTCGATTCCGCGCTGCCGCACTGAGGTTCGGCTAAATGCGGACCGCCAGAAGATCCTGGACTCGCAACAGACCACGGAGCACAACTTCTTCTGGGAGGAGTATCAGTTCGCCAGCTTCTTCGTCTCATTCACCTTCACCTGCATCATGCTGATCCTCAACTGCTTTGCGGACGGCATGCCCAAGCAAACCAAGTATCAGAGGGGAGAGAACGAGATACCCGAGCTGTCGGCCAGTTTCATCTCGAGGATCACCTACCAGTGGTTCGATAGCATGGCCCTCAAGGGCTACCGCAATCCGCTGGAGGAGAAGGACCTCTGGGACCTGAGGCCGCAGGACAGCTGCTCCGAAGTGATGCCCATCTTTGCCCACCACTGGAACCAGAACGTGCGTAAGAACTACAAGGGCAGGGCCCGCGTGGAGCCGAAGGCGCAGTTTAGCAACGGACACGTGACCTTCGAGAATCCCCATGGCGAGAAGAATGGCAGCAAGAAGGGCATGGCCAGCATTATGCCGCCCATCTACAGATCCTTCGGAGGCGTTTTCCTGTTTGGCTCCCTCATGAAGCTGTTTACCGATGTCCTGACATTTGCCCAGCCGCAGGTCCTGAGCCTGATCATTGGCTTCGTCGAGGCCCACGAAACGGATCCGCAGCCCGAGTGGAAGGGCATCATGTACGCCGTGTTGCTTTTCGTGTTGGCCGCTGCACAGACCTTAATTCTGGGTCAGTACTTCCACCGCATGTTCGTCGTGGGCCTGCGCATCAGGACAGCTCTGATCAACGCCATCTACCGCAAGGCCCTGCGCATTTCAAACTCCACCAAAAAGGAATCGACCGTGGGCGAGATCGTCAACCTGATGGCCGTGGATGCCCAGCGTTTCATGGAGCTGACTACCTACCTGAATATGATCTGGTCGGCGCCTCTGCAGATCGGCCTAGCACTATATTTCCTCTGGCAGCAGTTGGGACCATCTGTCCTGGCCGGTCTGGCTGTGATGATTATCCTTATACCCGTGAACGGAGTGGTTGCCAGCCGCATCAAGACCTATCAGATCAGGCAGATGAAGTACAAGGATGAGCGTGTTAAGCTCATGAACGAAGTCCTGAGTGGCATTAAG GTCCTCAAATTGTACGCCTGGGAGCCGAGTTTCGAGAAGCAAGTTTTGGACATCCGTGAAAAGGAGATCGCGACTCTGCGATCCACCGCTTACCTGAACGCGGGCACTTCGTTCCTGTGGTCCTGCGCCCCCTTCCTG GTTTCCTTGGTCACGTTCGCCACTTACGTGTTGACCAGCGAGGCGAATCAGCTGAGCGTCGAGAAGGTGTTAGTCTCAATCGCCCTCTTCGACCTCATGAAACTCCCGCTGACCATCCTGCCCATGCTGAGTGTTGACATAGCCGAG ACGCAAGTTTCTGTGGATCGTATAAATAAGTTCCTGAACAGTGAGGAACTGGATCCCAACAGCGTTCTCCACGATTCCTCCAAAC CCCATCCCATGAGCATTGAGAACGGCGAGTTCTCCTGGGGCGATGAGATCACGCTGCGCAACATCAACATTGAGGTGCACAAGAACAGCCTGGTGGCCCTGGTGGGCACCGTGGGCTCCGGCAAGTCCTCGGTGGTGCAGGCCTTCCTCGGCGAAATGGAGAAACTTGCGGGCATTGTCAACACCGTGGGCAAGTTGGCCTATGTGCCGCAGCAGGCGTGGATTCAGAATGCGACGGTGAGGGACAACATCCTGTTCGGCAAGGCTTACGACCGCAAGCGCTACAACAAGGTCATCGATGCCTGTGCCCTGCGCGCCGATATCGACATCCTTTCGGCGGGAGATCTCACGGAAATCGGTGAGAAGGGCATTAATTTATCAGGTGGCCAAAAGCAGCGTATTTCGTTGGCCCGTGCCGTATACAGTGATGCCGATCTCTATTTGCTGGACGATCCTCTGAGTGCCGTGGACTCTCATGTGGGTAAGCACATTTTCGAGGAGGTGATTGGACCCAAGGGCATGCTGGCCCGCAAGTCACGCGTGCTGGTCACCCATGGCGTCACGTTCCTGCCCCAGGTCGACAGCATCTACGTGCTGAAAATGGGCGAGATCAGCGAGAGCGGCACATTCGACCAGCTGGTTAAGAACAAGGGTGCCTTCGCCGACTTTATCATCCAGCATCTGCAGGATGGCAatgaagaggaggaggagctcaACCAGATCAAGCGCCAAATCTCCAGCACCGGAGATGTCCCTGAGTTGCTAGGCAGTGTCGAGAAGGCCATTAAGTTGGCGCGCACGGAAAGCTTGTCCGATTCCAT ctCGGTTACCTCTGCGGACAGTTTAAtgggcggaggcggaggaggaggagggggaAGTCTTCGCCGGCGGACCAGGCGCCAGAATTCCCACGACTCAGTGGCCTCAGCcgcttcgctgaagaagaagCAGGAGGTCGAGGGCAAGCTTATTGAAACGGAAAAATCACAAACTGGTGGAGTGGAGTTCGCCGTGTACAAACACTATATAAAGAGCGTTGGCATCTTCCTGTCGGTGGCCACGCTGGTACTGAACTTCGTTTTCCAAGCATTCCAAATCGGGTCGAATCTGTGGCTCACCAAGTGGGCCAACGACCAAGACGTGGGCAACGACACTGGCCTCAGGAACATGTATCTGGGTGTTTATGGTGCCTTTGGATTCGGTCAAG TCGCGACGAACTTCTTCTCATCCCTTGCCATCTCATTGGGTTGCCTCGAGTGCTCGCGGGTATTACATCAGACCCTGCTCTACTTTAATCTCCGCTGGCCGATGGAACTCTTCGACACGACGCCGCTGGGACGGGTTGTCAATCGGTTCTCCAAAGATATCGATACAATCGATAATGTGCTGCCATTCAACATTCGTGTCGTCATTGGTCAGGCATACATG GTTCTGGCTACCATTGTGGTCATTAGTCTGTCCACACCGATTTTCCTGGCCGTGATCGTGCCCATCGCCTTCCTGTACTACTTTGCCCAGCGCTTCTATGTGGCCACTTCCCGGCAGTTGATGCGTCTGGAATCCGTCTCCCGATCCCCGATCTACTCGCATTTCAGCGAAACTGTGACCGGAGCCTCGACTATTCGCGCCTACAACGTTGGAAATCG CTTCATTGACGAATCCGATGCCAAGGTGGACGAGAACCAGGTGTGCAAGTATCCCTCTGTGATCGCCAACCGTTGGCTGGCCATTCGTCTTGAAATGGTTGGCAATCTGATCATCCTGTTCGCCTCGCTCTTTGCCGTGCTGGGCGGTCAAACCAATCCCGGCCTGGTGGGTCTGTCGGTGAGCTACGCCCTGCAGGTGACCCAAACCCTCAACTGGCTGGTGCGCATGACCTCCGACATCGAGACGAACATCGTGTCCGTGGAGCGCATCAAAGAGTACGGCGAGACGAAGCAGGAAGCTGCCTGGGAGCTGGAGCAGGACAAGAGCAAGCCCAAGAACTGGCCGCAGGAGGGCCGCGTCGAGTTCCAGAACTTCCAGGTGCGCTATCGCGAAGGTCTGGATCTGGTGCTGCGCGGCGTTAGCTTCGACATCAGGGGTGGAGAGAAGGTCGGCATCGTGGGTCGCACTGGAGCCGGTAAATCCAGTCTCACATTGGCTTTGTTCAG AATCATTGAAGCTGCCGGTGGTCGAATCGCGATCGATGGCGTGGACATTGCCACTATGGGTCTGCACATGTTGCGCTCCCGCCTGACAATCATCCCACAGGATCCGGTGCTGTTCTCTGGATCGCTGCGCGTCAACCTGGATCCCTTCGAAATCAAAACCGATGACGAGATCTGGAAGGCCTTGGAGCTGTCCCATCTGAAGTCGTTTGTGAAGAGTTTGGCAGCGGGCCTGAACCACGAGATTGCCGAGGGCGGCGAGAATCTGTCGGTGGGTCAGCGGCAGCTGGTTTGTTTGGCTCGTGCCCTGCTGCGAAAGACCAAGGTCCTGGTGCTGGACGAAGCCACCGCAGCTGTGGATCTGGAAACTGATGATTTGATTCAG AAAACAATCCGTTCGGAGTTTAAGGAGTGCACTGTGCTGACAATTGCCCATCGTTTGAACACTATTTTGGACTCGGACAAGGTGATCGTGCTGGACAAGGGCCAGATCACGGAGTTTGCCTCGCCCACGGAACTGCTGGACAATCCCAAGTCGGCCTTCTACAGCATGGCCAAGGACGCCAACCTAGTTTAA